From the genome of Bradyrhizobium elkanii USDA 76, one region includes:
- the queA gene encoding tRNA preQ1(34) S-adenosylmethionine ribosyltransferase-isomerase QueA, protein MRTDLFDFELPPESIALRPASPRDSARMLVVHPDGVLRDATIADLPHWLEAGDQIVVNDTKVIAAQLRGRRIGRDTEPKIEATLIKRLDGSRWQALVKPAKKLSPGDTIRFGNEGRVCLLGNLDAEVEAKGQEGEVTLSFSFHGPVLDQAIADVGATPLPPYIASKRTPDEKDVSDYQTMFATNEGAVAAPTAGLHFTPALEAALKSRGVELHRLTLHVGAGTFLPVKTEETSEHKMHAEWGCITAETASALNAARARGGRIVAIGTTSLRLLESAASADGTIEPFAAETSIFITPGYRFRAVDILLTNFHLPRSTLFMLVSAFSGLETMQRAYAHAIRDGYRFYSYGDACLLFRARG, encoded by the coding sequence ATGCGCACCGACCTTTTCGACTTCGAACTGCCGCCCGAGAGCATCGCGCTTCGCCCCGCGAGCCCGCGCGATTCCGCACGGATGCTGGTGGTGCATCCCGACGGCGTGCTGCGCGACGCCACCATCGCCGACCTGCCGCATTGGCTGGAGGCGGGCGATCAGATCGTCGTCAACGACACCAAGGTGATCGCGGCGCAGCTCAGGGGCCGCCGGATCGGGCGCGACACCGAACCGAAGATCGAGGCGACCTTGATCAAGCGGCTCGACGGCTCGCGCTGGCAGGCGCTGGTGAAGCCGGCGAAGAAGCTCAGCCCCGGCGACACCATCCGCTTCGGCAATGAGGGTAGGGTGTGCCTGCTCGGCAATCTCGATGCAGAGGTCGAGGCCAAGGGGCAGGAGGGCGAGGTGACGCTGTCATTCTCGTTCCATGGTCCGGTGCTCGACCAGGCGATCGCCGATGTCGGCGCCACGCCGCTGCCGCCCTACATCGCCTCCAAGCGCACGCCTGACGAGAAGGACGTCAGCGACTACCAGACCATGTTCGCCACCAATGAAGGCGCGGTCGCAGCGCCCACGGCGGGGCTGCATTTCACGCCCGCGCTGGAGGCCGCGCTGAAGAGCCGCGGCGTCGAGCTGCACCGCCTGACGCTGCATGTCGGGGCAGGGACGTTCCTGCCGGTGAAGACCGAGGAGACCTCGGAGCACAAGATGCATGCCGAATGGGGCTGCATCACCGCCGAGACCGCTTCCGCCTTGAATGCCGCGCGCGCAAGAGGCGGCCGGATCGTCGCGATCGGCACTACTTCGCTGCGGCTGCTGGAGAGTGCCGCCAGTGCCGACGGCACTATCGAGCCGTTTGCGGCGGAAACCTCGATCTTCATCACGCCGGGCTACCGCTTCCGCGCGGTCGATATTTTGCTGACCAACTTCCACCTGCCGCGCTCGACGCTGTTCATGCTGGTCTCGGCCTTCTCCGGCCTCGAGACGATGCAACGCGCCTACGCCCACGCGATCAGGGACGGCTACCGGTTCTATTCGTACGGCGATGCGTGCTTGCTGTTTCGGGCGCGAGGCTAG
- a CDS encoding phosphotransferase family protein, with amino-acid sequence MSDDPPLQLKPRLEISIDQAQAIIDRVAPGSPVAAITELHGGEISTILEITRADAPSCILKVYPAQLQWKMAKEVYVLGLVRDAGIAIPRILMADDSRALIDLNFVLMSKLDGVVLGNREAALTDQELFSIYAAMGAALRHINGITLDSFGYIGPHGVWTSHPTNRAYMSAQFERKLTEFCTRGGDEALAARLRAGILARSVLLDAADTPRLCHYDFHAGNVLVTPEGQPRLTGIVDFENATAGDPLMDVAKALYYFTPKDAPKRDGLLAGYGASDRSDWEATIALYRLASTLELWCWFAQIGKMDALPKITEELERAANTLA; translated from the coding sequence ATGTCAGACGATCCGCCTCTTCAGCTGAAGCCGCGGCTGGAGATTTCGATCGACCAGGCGCAGGCGATCATTGATCGGGTTGCGCCGGGATCGCCCGTGGCAGCCATCACCGAACTGCACGGCGGCGAGATCAGCACGATCCTCGAGATCACGCGGGCCGATGCGCCAAGCTGCATCCTCAAGGTCTATCCCGCCCAGCTGCAATGGAAGATGGCGAAGGAGGTCTATGTCCTTGGTCTTGTGCGCGACGCCGGCATTGCCATTCCCCGTATCCTCATGGCCGACGACAGCCGCGCGCTGATCGACCTCAATTTTGTGCTGATGAGCAAGCTCGACGGCGTCGTGCTCGGCAACCGCGAGGCGGCGCTGACGGATCAGGAGCTGTTTTCGATCTACGCCGCCATGGGCGCGGCGCTCCGCCATATCAATGGCATCACGCTCGACAGCTTCGGCTATATCGGCCCGCACGGCGTCTGGACGTCGCACCCGACCAACCGCGCCTACATGTCCGCGCAGTTCGAGCGGAAGCTGACCGAGTTTTGCACGCGCGGCGGGGACGAAGCGCTGGCCGCGCGGCTGCGGGCCGGCATCCTGGCGCGCAGCGTCCTGCTCGACGCAGCCGACACGCCCCGCCTCTGCCACTATGACTTCCACGCCGGCAACGTGCTGGTGACACCGGAGGGGCAGCCGCGTCTCACCGGCATCGTCGATTTCGAGAATGCCACCGCCGGGGATCCGCTGATGGACGTCGCCAAGGCGCTCTACTACTTCACGCCGAAGGACGCGCCGAAGCGCGACGGATTGCTCGCGGGTTATGGCGCGAGCGACCGTTCTGATTGGGAAGCCACGATCGCCCTCTACCGGCTGGCCTCGACGCTCGAGCTGTGGTGCTGGTTCGCCCAGATCGGGAAGATGGACGCGCTCCCGAAGATCACCGAGGAGTTGGAACGCGCCGCGAATACCTTGGCGTAG
- the coaD gene encoding pantetheine-phosphate adenylyltransferase, whose translation MSRIAIYPGSFDPVTNGHLDVVKQAVFLCDRLIVAIGVHPGKKPLFSTEERLAMVHEVFGPIAQQAGCAFESATYDNLTVAAARATKATLMIRGLRDGTDLDYEMQLAGMNEAMAPEVHTVFVPASVAVRPITATLVRQIAQMGGDFSAFVPSSVAASLKAKFAG comes from the coding sequence ATGTCCCGTATCGCGATCTATCCTGGCTCCTTCGATCCCGTCACCAACGGCCATCTGGACGTGGTGAAACAGGCCGTCTTCCTCTGCGACCGCCTGATCGTCGCCATTGGCGTCCATCCCGGCAAGAAGCCGCTGTTTTCCACCGAGGAACGGCTGGCCATGGTCCATGAGGTGTTCGGCCCCATCGCCCAGCAGGCGGGCTGCGCCTTCGAGAGCGCGACCTATGACAACCTCACGGTGGCGGCGGCGCGCGCGACCAAGGCCACGTTGATGATTCGCGGCCTGCGCGACGGCACCGATCTCGATTACGAGATGCAGCTTGCCGGCATGAACGAGGCCATGGCGCCCGAGGTGCATACCGTGTTCGTTCCGGCGTCGGTCGCGGTCCGCCCGATCACCGCCACACTGGTGCGCCAAATCGCCCAGATGGGCGGCGACTTCTCTGCATTCGTGCCGTCATCGGTTGCCGCTAGCCTGAAGGCCAAGTTCGCCGGCTGA
- a CDS encoding peptidylprolyl isomerase has translation MAATENTLILETTQGPVTIEMRPDLAPGHVARIKELVREGFYDGIVFHRVIDGFMAQTGCPQGTGMGGSGKKLKAEFNKEPHVRGTASMARAANPDSGDSQFFICFDDASFLNGQYTVWGKVTEGMENVDKIKRGEPVKDPDKIVKARMAADAA, from the coding sequence ATGGCTGCTACCGAAAATACTCTGATCCTCGAAACCACGCAGGGCCCGGTCACGATCGAGATGCGCCCGGATCTCGCGCCCGGCCACGTCGCGCGGATCAAGGAGCTGGTGCGCGAGGGCTTCTACGACGGCATCGTGTTCCACCGCGTGATCGACGGCTTCATGGCGCAGACCGGCTGCCCGCAGGGCACCGGCATGGGCGGCTCCGGCAAGAAGCTGAAGGCCGAATTCAACAAGGAGCCGCATGTCCGCGGCACCGCCTCGATGGCCCGCGCCGCCAATCCGGATTCCGGCGACAGCCAGTTCTTCATCTGCTTCGACGACGCCTCCTTCCTCAACGGCCAGTACACCGTCTGGGGCAAGGTCACCGAGGGCATGGAGAACGTCGACAAGATCAAGCGCGGCGAGCCGGTGAAGGATCCGGACAAGATCGTCAAGGCGCGCATGGCCGCCGACGCGGCGTAA
- a CDS encoding aspartate-semialdehyde dehydrogenase, with product MEDKVSNDPVVAIVGVTGAVGAEFIATMDKRGFRVGKLKALASARSAGKTVSFRGKPVVIEELTERAFEGVDIALFSAGSGISRKFAPLAVKSGAVVVDNSSAFRMDPNVPLVIPEINANRIRDHKGIIANPNCAAITALVPLWPIHQKNRIKRVIISTYQAASGAGAAAMEELLESTRANLNGQVYTPKVMPHPYAFNLFNHNTAVDPETGYNDEETKVIKETHKIFEDEKIAVGVTCVRVPVLRAHCEAITFECEKPITEDQVRAIMARAPGVKVVDDRAKNYFPMPIDASGQDDVLVGRIRKDLSDPSGHSISMFVAADQLLKGAALNAVQIAELLPERAMA from the coding sequence ATGGAGGATAAAGTGAGTAACGATCCCGTCGTCGCGATTGTCGGCGTAACCGGCGCCGTCGGCGCCGAATTCATCGCCACCATGGACAAGCGCGGCTTCCGCGTCGGCAAGCTGAAGGCGCTGGCGAGCGCCCGCTCGGCCGGCAAGACCGTCAGCTTCCGCGGCAAGCCGGTCGTGATCGAGGAACTGACCGAGCGCGCCTTCGAGGGCGTCGACATCGCGCTGTTCTCGGCCGGCAGCGGCATCTCCAGGAAGTTCGCGCCGCTTGCCGTGAAGTCCGGCGCCGTCGTGGTCGACAATTCCTCGGCGTTCCGGATGGACCCGAACGTGCCGCTGGTGATCCCCGAGATCAACGCCAACCGCATCCGCGACCACAAGGGCATCATCGCCAACCCGAACTGCGCCGCCATCACCGCGCTGGTGCCGCTGTGGCCGATCCACCAGAAGAACCGCATCAAGCGCGTGATCATCTCGACCTACCAGGCCGCGAGCGGCGCCGGCGCAGCCGCGATGGAGGAGCTCCTCGAGTCCACTCGCGCCAATCTCAACGGTCAGGTCTACACCCCGAAGGTGATGCCGCACCCCTACGCCTTCAACCTGTTCAACCACAACACCGCTGTTGATCCGGAGACCGGCTACAACGACGAGGAGACCAAGGTCATCAAGGAGACCCACAAGATCTTCGAGGACGAGAAGATCGCGGTCGGCGTCACCTGCGTGCGGGTGCCGGTGCTGCGCGCGCATTGCGAGGCGATCACCTTCGAATGCGAGAAGCCGATCACCGAGGACCAGGTGCGCGCGATCATGGCGCGGGCGCCGGGCGTCAAGGTCGTCGACGATCGCGCCAAGAACTACTTCCCGATGCCGATCGACGCCTCCGGCCAGGACGACGTGCTGGTCGGCCGCATCCGCAAGGATCTCAGCGACCCCAGCGGCCACTCGATCTCGATGTTCGTCGCGGCCGATCAGCTGCTCAAGGGCGCCGCCCTCAACGCGGTGCAGATCGCCGAGCTGCTGCCCGAACGCGCGATGGCGTGA
- a CDS encoding peptidylprolyl isomerase produces the protein MIRILAFVAALLCAVPVVAQSLPANLDKADAIVIDTTKGRIVIKLRTDIAPKHAERIKQLAREGFYNNVPFHRVMDGFMAQTGDGQNFNGTGGSKYPNLKQEFSQVPFKRGIVGMARRGDSVDSANSQFFIMFADGPSLNGQYTVIGEVVQGMDVVDKLKKASAGSPGGAVTDPDKMVKVQVASDIK, from the coding sequence ATGATCCGCATTCTTGCATTCGTTGCCGCGCTGCTCTGCGCCGTGCCCGTGGTCGCGCAGTCGCTGCCGGCCAATCTCGACAAGGCCGATGCGATCGTGATCGACACCACCAAGGGCCGCATCGTCATCAAGCTGCGCACCGACATTGCGCCCAAGCATGCCGAGCGCATCAAGCAGCTGGCGCGCGAGGGCTTCTACAACAACGTGCCGTTCCATCGCGTGATGGACGGCTTCATGGCGCAGACCGGCGACGGCCAGAACTTCAACGGCACCGGCGGCTCGAAATACCCGAACCTGAAGCAGGAATTCTCCCAGGTGCCGTTCAAGCGCGGCATCGTCGGCATGGCCCGGCGCGGCGACAGCGTCGACAGCGCCAATTCGCAGTTCTTCATCATGTTCGCCGACGGACCGAGCCTGAACGGCCAGTACACCGTGATCGGCGAGGTGGTGCAGGGCATGGACGTGGTCGACAAGCTGAAGAAGGCGTCTGCGGGCTCGCCTGGCGGAGCCGTCACCGATCCCGACAAGATGGTGAAGGTGCAGGTCGCATCCGACATCAAGTGA
- a CDS encoding potassium transporter Kup codes for MVSSGRPPSSPIPVAVTLGALGVVYGDIGTSPLYALKEAAKAATHGGPLTESAVLGVVSLILWALILIISIKYAMLILRADNRGEGGIVALLALLSARNAAPGTWRAHLLVVGLIGAALLYGDGAITPAISVLSAIEGLKVDAPSLTPAVVPITVVILIGLFMMQKQGTGFIGRIFGPVMLFWFAVLAALGIHGIVKAPGVLVALSPLYAFDFLIHQDFHVSFAILGAAFLAVTGGEAMYADMGHFGRFPIRLAWFAVCLPALVLNYFGQAALLITDPTAIENPFFQLSPDWSHYPLVLLATIATVIASQAIISGVFSLTQQSIQLGFLPRMHIEHTTSDAIGQIYVPLVNWLLAAGTLGAVLAFGTSDALAGAYGIAVSLLMAITTLLAALVAIRWGYSPIIVIAVNGFFFIIDAIFFAANSTKLFEGGWFPLLLAAAVAFLMLTWRGGVKLVETARSKLRQPEEDLIETAVNKCHSRLPGTAIFLASAPKGVPLALTQFVKHNHVLHQRVLLVTVQIEESPRISDEDRVVVHDVTPGIIRVILRYGFMQYPTIYEGLKLACRQGKLPGVRLTDVTYYIGRETIIPREDIPGMWVWRESLFAFLQRNAERSAAFFGVPTGQVVEFGTEIEI; via the coding sequence ATCGTTTCTTCTGGCCGCCCCCCGTCCAGTCCGATCCCGGTTGCCGTCACGCTCGGTGCCCTCGGCGTCGTCTATGGCGACATCGGCACCAGTCCCCTCTACGCCCTGAAGGAAGCAGCCAAGGCCGCCACCCATGGCGGTCCGCTTACCGAGAGCGCGGTGCTCGGCGTGGTCTCGCTGATCCTGTGGGCGCTGATCCTCATCATCTCGATCAAATACGCGATGCTGATCTTGCGCGCCGACAACCGCGGCGAAGGCGGCATCGTCGCGCTCCTGGCGCTGCTCTCGGCGCGCAACGCCGCGCCCGGCACCTGGCGCGCCCACCTTCTGGTGGTCGGCCTGATCGGCGCAGCCCTCCTCTATGGCGACGGCGCCATCACGCCGGCCATCTCGGTGCTGTCGGCGATCGAAGGCCTCAAGGTCGACGCGCCCTCGCTGACGCCTGCGGTGGTGCCGATCACCGTCGTCATCCTGATCGGCCTGTTCATGATGCAGAAGCAGGGCACCGGCTTCATCGGGAGGATCTTCGGTCCGGTGATGCTGTTCTGGTTCGCCGTGCTGGCGGCCCTAGGCATTCACGGCATCGTCAAGGCGCCCGGCGTGCTGGTTGCGCTGAGCCCGCTTTATGCATTCGATTTCCTGATCCATCAGGATTTTCACGTCAGCTTCGCCATCCTCGGCGCCGCCTTCCTCGCGGTCACCGGCGGTGAGGCGATGTATGCCGACATGGGACATTTCGGCCGCTTTCCGATCCGGCTCGCCTGGTTCGCCGTCTGCCTGCCTGCCCTGGTGCTGAACTATTTCGGCCAGGCCGCGCTGTTGATCACCGATCCGACCGCGATCGAAAACCCGTTCTTCCAGCTGTCGCCTGACTGGTCGCATTACCCGCTCGTCCTGCTCGCGACCATCGCCACCGTGATTGCCTCGCAGGCCATCATCTCGGGTGTGTTCTCGCTGACCCAGCAATCGATCCAGCTCGGCTTCCTGCCGCGCATGCACATCGAGCACACCACGAGCGATGCGATCGGGCAGATCTACGTGCCGCTGGTGAACTGGCTGCTCGCCGCGGGAACGCTCGGCGCGGTGCTGGCCTTCGGCACCTCGGACGCGCTCGCCGGCGCCTACGGCATCGCAGTGTCGCTGTTGATGGCGATCACCACGCTGCTTGCAGCGCTGGTCGCGATCCGGTGGGGCTATTCGCCGATCATCGTGATCGCCGTGAACGGCTTTTTCTTCATCATCGACGCGATCTTCTTTGCGGCGAACTCGACCAAGCTGTTCGAAGGCGGCTGGTTCCCGCTGCTGCTTGCGGCCGCCGTTGCGTTTCTGATGCTGACCTGGCGCGGCGGCGTGAAACTGGTCGAGACGGCGCGCAGCAAGCTGCGTCAGCCGGAAGAAGATCTGATCGAGACCGCGGTCAACAAGTGCCACAGCAGGCTGCCGGGCACCGCCATATTCCTCGCCTCCGCCCCTAAAGGCGTGCCGCTCGCCTTGACCCAGTTCGTCAAGCACAACCACGTGCTGCACCAACGCGTGCTGCTGGTCACCGTCCAGATCGAGGAATCCCCGCGCATCTCGGACGAGGATCGCGTTGTGGTTCACGACGTAACCCCGGGCATCATCCGGGTCATCCTGCGTTACGGCTTCATGCAATATCCGACCATTTACGAAGGGCTGAAGCTCGCCTGCCGTCAGGGCAAACTGCCCGGTGTGCGTCTGACCGATGTGACCTACTACATCGGCCGCGAAACCATCATTCCGCGGGAAGACATTCCGGGCATGTGGGTGTGGCGGGAATCGCTGTTCGCCTTCCTGCAGCGCAACGCCGAGCGGTCGGCGGCGTTCTTCGGCGTGCCGACCGGACAGGTCGTGGAGTTCGGGACGGAGATCGAGATCTAG
- a CDS encoding PepSY domain-containing protein, translated as MRLLATALIALPFATPAYAITSSTAAALTPQDNDSALDVHAVRRELDSFQAAQISLRKAMAIAEALHSGSITADISFDGASEPAVYRVKTMQQDRIWRHAIDAATGEVVGGEAAAPLKSLGAEDRDNLVVLRALRHRLADAVRVAEHTTSGKAISGGLMRERGKLNFVIVVLAGSDLKEVILEPPGARRR; from the coding sequence ATGCGGCTGCTGGCAACCGCGCTCATTGCCCTGCCCTTCGCGACGCCGGCGTACGCGATCACGAGCTCAACTGCCGCGGCGCTCACCCCGCAAGACAACGACAGCGCGCTCGACGTGCACGCGGTTCGCCGCGAGCTCGACAGCTTCCAGGCCGCCCAGATCTCGCTGCGCAAGGCGATGGCGATTGCGGAGGCGCTGCACTCCGGCTCGATCACCGCCGACATCAGCTTCGACGGCGCGTCGGAGCCCGCTGTCTACCGGGTCAAGACCATGCAGCAGGACCGCATCTGGCGCCACGCCATTGACGCGGCGACCGGCGAAGTCGTGGGTGGCGAGGCCGCCGCGCCGCTGAAATCACTCGGCGCCGAAGACCGTGACAACCTCGTCGTGCTCAGGGCGCTCCGGCATCGCCTCGCCGACGCGGTGCGGGTGGCCGAGCACACGACCTCCGGAAAGGCGATCAGCGGCGGCCTGATGCGCGAACGCGGCAAGCTCAATTTCGTCATCGTCGTGCTCGCCGGCAGCGATCTGAAAGAGGTGATCCTCGAGCCGCCCGGCGCGCGCCGGCGCTGA